The DNA segment CCCTTCGACCTCACGCATCATCCGGCGATGTCGCTGCCGTGCGGAATGGTGGACGGACTGCCGGCAGGGCTGATGCTGGTCGGACGCCACTTCGACGAGCCAACCATCTATCGCGCGGCTTTCGCCTTCGAGCAGGCGAAGGACTGGAAGACGATGTAGCGCAAGTCGGGAAAATCCCGGGCCGGTCGGGAAAATGGCCACAGCCGGTGTCCCCTCCGGCGGCGACGGCCCTGGCGTCTGTCGCGCGCATCCTTGCGCCTGCGCACGCATCGCTCGCCTTTTGCGCCTAGTCCGATGGCCAAAAGCCCGTGGCATGAACTTCGCTTTGCAGGTCTGGTCTGTAACGCGAGAGGAGGAAGGAAGCCATGCCACAGAATCAAACATCGACCCACGACCGCGATTCGTCGCTCCAGCAGATTCTCTCGCACGAAAGAAACATCACCCTGGCGCGCGTGCGTGAATATCGCGCTGCCCAGGAGCAGGAAGCGCCGGCCACGCCCGGCGACGAGCTCGATGCCGCGCGCGCCCTCTCCGACGTCGAGACTCATGCGAGCCTGATCGAGCGCGCCGAGGAGCGCCTGCGCAGCATCGACCTCTGTTTCAACTTGCTCGAACGCGGGCGCTACGGGCTCTGTGCCAAGTGCGGCGAGGAGATCCCGCTCGAACGCCTGAAGGTCGTCCCCTTCGCGACCTTCTGCATCGACTGCCAGCAGAGCCGCGACCGCGCACGCCATCTCGGCGAAGGCAGACTCGGCGAACCCTTCGCGCGCAACTGGGACCTGCCGGAGGAGATGGCGGAGCCGACCGAAGGTTCGCACGACGAATTCGTCGCGCTCCCGCAGGAAGGCCCCGAGGAAGAAGCGCCCGCCTTCGGCGAGTTGGAACTCGGCGAGGGCGCGGGCAGCGCGCGCAAAGGCCGACGTCCGCGCGCCGCTGGCCGGCCGCGCGCGGCGGTCAAGCCGCGCGCTGCGCGCAAGTCCAAACGCTCCGCCTGACACGCGCGCGGGCGCCGCTTGTATTGCCGAGAGCGGCGCCCGCCATCGCGTACACGCCGGCGGTCCGAAGCAAAGCCCGGCGAGGCCTTCGCATCGATCCACTGAGCAAGGAACGCCCGCGACCGCGGGCGGAGAATCCACGCGCCGCAAGTTCTCCGCGAAACCGGCGTGATATATCACGCCGCCCGCAATCCGATTTGATACGCATACCGAGGACGGGTCTCCGATGAGAGCCTGATAACCGGCGTCTGATCGTTCGAGTTTGTCACAACCGCTATAGTCAGTGCCATTGGGAAGGTGACCAAGCCCCATGGCTGAAATTGACTATTCAATACGCCGCGTTCATCGGTTCACGACTGAGCATTCCACCTTAGCCGCAATATCCGTCGCGTTCGCCGCGTTTGCCGCCGTTGCCCTGCTGCGACCGGCCACAACGCGGGCGCAAACGCCACAGGCGACTATCGTGCTGAACAGCGCATCGGCGATGACCTTTCAGCACGACGATACCCGCTGGCAGCTCGATAACAGCGGCGGCCTCGACTGGACGGTCACCGTCACCAAGGCTGCGGTCAACGGCCCTACGATCGACGTGGACGGCTTTATTGCGGTCACCAATAGCGGCAAGGGCGGAGCCACGATCGACAACGTCGTGGTCAATCTCCAGAGCCAGTGCCGGGGCGGATGGGCGTCGGCTGCCGCCGACATCGCCGACATCATGCACGGCGTGCACGCCGCCTACGCCAATATCGTCGCGGCCGCCTCCAGCGAGGACCCCGCGCTCAACGCGCAGTGCCGTTCGGTTGCAAACTACAAGGTGACCCCGCTTACCGGCCAGAGCGCGCTCGAAGGCACCTTCTTTACCTCCGCAGCGTCGGGTCCGCTGCGGGTCAAGGCGAGGGGCAACAGCATTTTTGCGCAACGGCCGCGATTCAAAGTCCAGCCGACACAGACCGCGCGGCTGTTCTTTACCGCCGGCTTCGATAACACGATCCTCGGCTTTCCCGTCGGTACGCCGCTGCGCGCCGAAATTATCGTGAGCTTCAACAACGCCGGCGGCTCCGGCGGCAGTGGCTTCCTCGCCTTCGGCATCGACACCGACGGCGACGAGGGCCCGGCCACCGGCGTGATCACCACCGACCAGAGCGACGACGACCTGTGGGCGCGCAGCATCGGGTTCCGCCGCCGGGCGCTGCTGGCGGCGCCGATCCACGCCAACGCGCGGGTCACTCTGGCAGACCCCGAAGGCAGGCTCAGGATTGTCAGCGGCGGCGGCGCCCTGTCGAATTTCAGCACCGAGATTGGCGGCGGCACCGGCAGCGAGCTAATTCGCGGCGGCACGCTTGGCGTCGGCGGGGAAGTCGTGCGCGCGGCGAGTGTGACGCTGACTCCGGCGCCCGACGGAGCCACGCTCGGCAACTGCGCCTCGCTCCGCGGCGTGCCGCGAACGGTCGCGCTGGCAATCACCGATCCCCTCACCGGTCTGCCGCTGACCCATCAGTTCCCCGTGGGCATCCCGGCCTCGCTTGCGGCGTGCAACCTGGCCTCGGTGATGGGCAACGCGCCGCGGTTCGCGCCGGGCTCCTTCTGCACGTACACGCAGCGCGAATGGGCCGAGCCGCCTGTCGGCGGCAACGCCGGCAGCGTGCTCGCCAATCATTTCGCGGCGCAATTTCCCGACGGCGTCCACGTCGGCGTGAGCGCGGCCACCTGCGCGGCGGGCGCCTTCGACAACAAGTTCACTTCGCCGGTCCGGATCGGCGATTACCTGGCCCGCAGGGGTACACCGGCGCCGCTTACGGCCTGCCAGACCAACGCGACTGACGATACCGCGGGCGCGCTCGGCGGCGAGGTGTTGGCGCTCGCGCTCAACGTCGATTTCAACGACGGCGGATTCATCCTCGGCACCGACGGCACTTCCTTCGGCGACCTGTTGGTATGCGGCACCGGCACCCGCTTCGACGGCAAGAGCGTCGCCCAGGCGCTCAAAATCGCAAATCGGGTGCTGGCCGGCGGCGCGCTGCCCGCGGGCGCGACGGTGGCGACGGTCAGAGGAGTGGCAGCGGCGCTCAACGGCGCGTTCGACAGTTGCGCCGCACCTTCGTCATGGGCGGAGCTGCACCTGGCTAAGGGCGGCTGCCCGTGATTCGTGATAGCCGCCTGCGCCTATGCGCGAAGGAAAACTTGTTCGGTGAAGCAGCCATGGAAGCCGAAGGGCACGTGATGCCTGAGCTGGACGACGGCGAGCGGCTTCGCCGCGACGTCGCGCGCGTCGAGGATCACGACCTTGGTGCGCCGGGTGCTCGAGTCGAAGACCAGCGTGACCAGGTATCCTTCGTCCTCTGCGCGGCCCTCGGGCGCAGGGATAAAGACCGGCTCTCCCACGTATCCGTCGGGCGAGAAGTCATGCGCGTGTGATTTTCCGGTTTCGAGATCGATTTTCGTTACGAGCTGCTGAAGCCCCGACGCCCTCTTCGGACTCGTTACGACATAGGCATAGCGGTAGTGCGAGCCGACACGGCGCGGGCTCATCCGGGGAAACTCGACCTTGTCTCCGACGTCGATATCTCTGCTTTCAACTTTGCCCGAGCCGGGATCAATAGCCAGTCGAGTGAAAGTCGACATCCCTTCGCTCGGCCAGTCGGTGCGCCAGAAGTTCCGCAGCGCATCGCCGATCGCGCCGTAGTCCGGGTAGCGGGCGACGTCGACGAGGATCAAACCTTCGTCCTCGTAGGCGTTGGCAAAATGGAACTGAAAGAACGGCGCGGTTTCGATCCATACCGGCGCGGCGCCGCGGTCCCGGCGCACGATCAGGATCCGCGTCGGCTGGCTGCCGTCCCACGCGAGCGCGCCGTCGTAGCTGTCGAAGCCTAGAATCATCCGGTACAGATGCAGCCTGATCGGTCCGATGCAGAAGACCATGAAACGGTCGGTGATCACGAAATCGTGATTCATCACCGGGTAGGGCAGATCGATCGCTGGATACGCGTCGAGTGCGCCCGCCGGATCGATCCGATACGGCCGCAACACACTCACGCGGCCATAGTCGATTCCGAAATTGAACAGTTCGCCGCTGCGCGGGTCGATTTTGGGATGAGCGGAGAAGGTGCCGACGCGGCCGCCAAAATCGGCGAGCCCGACCGTGCCCAGATCGGCCGGCGAGAGCTCGGTCGGCGCTCCTCCCTCCCATAGCGCGAGCAGTTTGCGGTGATGGTAGACGACCGAGGTGTTCGCGACGTTTTGCGGCGCGCGCAGGGCGTTGGCGATAACGCCGCCGGCGCGCATTTTGCCGAAGCCGCGGTAGAGCACGCGGCCGGCGGCGGTTTCATCGACGTAGTTGCGCGTGCGGACGTAGCGGTTACGGAAATGGATCCGCCCCTCGCGGAACGTGATCGCCGAAATCATCCCGTCGCCGTCGAACCAGTGCGGAAACCAGTGGCCGGCAAGGTCGTTGCGCGCCGGCCCATTGCGCAACAGCGTCCCGCTAAGCCCAGGCGGAACGGTTCCTTCGACCTCTTCGACCCAGTAGTCGTTCTCTGACTGGGCAGCCGCGAAACCGGCGCTCCACGGATGGCCGCCCTCGGGTGCGGGACGAGGCATCTCGGGCTTTTCTGCCGTCACGGTCGAGCACCCGGTGCCATACAGCGCCCCCGGAAGGGCGATCGCTCCGGCGGCGCCGGCGACAACGAATTCGCGGCGGGTGAGAGGCGCAGACACATCGACAGGCTACAGATTCGAGTAATTTGATGTCAAGAAGCGATTTGACATGACTATGAGCGTCCAGGCGCGCTGAAACTGGAAATATCTCCGCTCGAGCCGCCGCTGGCCTCGCGTGCGGTCCGGCGCTAAAAGCTTGGAAGAATTCGCCGCCGCGTCCCGTGCGGCGCGCCGTGATCGGGAGATCCGTCGATGCTTAACGCGACCAAGGACCTGAAGCTGGCGACCGCGATGGTGGGTTCGTTTCCGCGCCCGTCGTGGTTCACCGAGAGCCTGCGCGGGCGGCCGTTCAAGGTCGCGATGGGCGATTCGCTCTACCGCGAGCAGTATCTCGACACCGTCGCCTGCTACATCAACGAGCAGGAGCGCGCCGGGCTCGACATTCTGACCGACGGCGACGCCCGCTTCGACCTCGAAGTCGGCGGCCGTTCGTGGTTCTTCTACGTCATCGAGCGCCTCGGCGGAGTCTCCGGCTTCCGCGACAGCTCGCACTTCCTGGAGTACGCCGACATCCGTCCCGGCCACATCCTCTACGAGGTCCAGGAGGCGTACCATCCGCCGGCGGTGACGGGAAAGATCACGCGCGGGCCGCTGCATTACGCGGCGATCTGGAAGAGCGCGCAGAAGATGACGCGCAAGCCGGTCAAGTTCGGCGGCATCAGCGCCACCTGCCTGCCGATGATGCTGTGGAACGAGTTCTACCGCGACGATCACGAAATGGTGATGGATCTGGCGGCGGCGCTCAACGAGGAGCTGCGCGAGCTGGCGGCCGCCGGATGCCCGCTAATCCAGATCGAAGAGCCGCCGCATCATTTCGCCTGCTGCACCACGCCGCCGGCGAGCGACAAGGAGCTCGAGTTTTTCACCCGCGCCTTCAACCGCGAAGTCGAGGGCGTCAACACCGAGGTCTGGGCGCATACCTGCTGGGGCAATCCCAACCAGCAGAGCTTCTACTGGGAGCGGCCGAGCTACGAGCGCTCGCTGCCCCACCTGCTCGCGCTCGACGCCGACGTGCTGACGCTGGAGTGCGCGAGCAACCAGGGACGCGACCTGCCGCTGCTGAAGCATCATCGGACCAGCAAGAAAATCGCGATCGGCGTGATCAACCATACGGTCACGACGGTCGAGCCGCCGCAGATGATCGCGGACCTTATCCGCAAGGCGTTGGAATACGTGCCGCCGGAGCGCCTGATCGTCACCGCCGACTGCGGCTTCGGACGCGAAGGGCTCTCGCGGCGGATTGCGTTCTACAAGTGCGTGGCGCTGGTACAGGGGACGAACATCGTGCGGCGCGAGCTCGGCCTGCCCGAGGCCGAAATCCGCGCCGCCGACCCGCGGTTTGCGTTCCGCCAGGCGTAGCGTGGCGCGCGCGTGAGAATCCGCACCGCGCGCACCATTAGCCATCCGCGCGTGATGCGCACGGTTGCGGGCGCCTGAGCGCCCGGCGCGTCGGCGCGGCGGACCGGCCGACTGTGCCGGCCGGCAAGATTGTTCAGGCGCGCGGAATAACTCGCTGAGTAGTCCGCTGAATCCGATTTATGGAAAGGATTTTCCTCGATAGGCGATATCGACGGAAGCGGCGTCCACACAAACGTGCGATTAGGTGGTGTAAAGATCATCTGCGCGCGCTTGCTATCACCGGCGGATTCCTGGTCGCCCTCGTTGCTTGTCTCCGGTACTTCGCCAGCGGAGCCGTTCTTTCCATGGGGGTCGTAAGCTTCGCCGGCATTGCCGGGTCTGTCCCGAAAAAACAAGTGGCCGTGGCGTTCCAAATAGAGAACAGCGGCCGCAGTCCGGCCCTTATCTCGGAGATGAACGCATCGATCAAGCTGCTGTGGTACGGCGATTTGCCGAACAAGCCCGAGTACGCGGTTGAGCCTGAAACCACGGAGCGCCCGCGCTACCGGCCGGTCATGGCGGGGGAGAGCCGCCGCGTGGTTCTTCTTCTGACCTTCGCCGGCGGAATGGGCGTCATCGACGAGCAACTGATCAAGCTCCTCAAAGGCGGCGTGGCGCGGCTGTACGTTTACGGCTTCGTCGTTTACCGCAACGGTCTGTTGCTCGCACCGTTGACCTACGTGACCGGCTTCTGCGCTCGCTATAATCCGCAGACGGACATCTTCGACGACTGCGAAAACCCCGCCTACGAGTACAGGTACGCCACGGCAAGTAAATGAGACTCGATTCCCCGGTGGACAAGGTCCGCGGCGCTGCCGCGCTCGTCGCTGCCGCGCTGACGTCCCGGTGGCGTCTGCGCATTGTCGGATCGTCGACGACGCCGGGATTCTGATGGTGAGCCGTCCCGGACACTACAAGAGGTATACGACAGCTAGAGTCGCGGGCCCGACCTGCTCGCGCAGCACCCCGATGATCTTCTCCCCGCTGAAGCGGCTCCCTTTCATCGCCCGTCTCCTTATTCAGGCGACGGACTCTACCTCAAATCGGCAGTTTTCGGGGAGCACGCCACCTCAAGATTCCTATCGCCGACCGGAGTCGATCGGAGAACTTCGATGCCTCATCAAGGGGCCAATTACGGTTAAAGACTAGGGTGCATTAAGACAGGTGCGCTCAATCGGTACCCGATCATCGGTGCAATATTGATCTGATCGTCATCGCGACGGGTCAGGACCTCCAAAATTTCTCCTCTTGGCTTTCGTTAGCCTTCGGAGCTGCACGCTTTTGCGCGAAACGGGCGACAGGGAGATGCCAGCCACGCAGCATCGCCATCAGGCGTAGCGCGAAGCAGGCCGCCGCACCTGCGAGCATCATAGGAGCAGGCGGTAGATGCAGAGCGTAACCCACGACGACCGTTGCGGCGCCGGCAAGCGCCGCGACTGCATAAATATCTTCCCGCAAAACCACAGGAATTCGCATTGCGAGCACGTCTCGCATCATGCCGCCGCCGATCCCAGTCAGCATTCCGAGCAACGCGGCCATCACCGGGTTGAGCCGGTAGGTTACGGCTTTTTGGGTACCGGTCACGGCAAAAAGTGCGAGACCCGCCGCGTCGAAGACGAGCACCGGGCTACGCATGCGATCGACGAGCGGATACCAAAAAAACGTTATTAACCCGGCAAGTGCGGAGACTCCGAGATAACGCCAATCCGCTATCGCCGCCGGCGGCAGCGAGCCGATCATCAGGTCGCGAGTGATGCCGCCGGCGTTGCCCGTCGCGAATGACAGGACCAATACGCCGAAGAGGTCCATTTCGCCCTGCACTCCAACTGCCGCGCCACTTATCGCGAAGACGAACGTGCCAACAAGATCGAGCACCAGCAGGAGCACACGCATCGCGACACCTCTCGGTTTAAGTGTAACGAGGGCGAGCTCTAGATAATCGCTGAAGCTATCGAATGTCTGGTGTTCCCGCCCTGCTAACACCAACTGCTGCCTTCCTCCGATTTGCTCTTTGCAGATACCGTAAGAGGATACATCCATTTTCTTAATAGGAGACCAATACTTCATTAAGGCGCGAGCCATGCAAGGGCCGCAACGGCGAATGCCATCACGCCCATCTCCAGTGTGGGATGGAGCACCGGCGCGAATTGTGGATTATGGTTCGTTGGGAGGTCATTGAGTCTACCCGCCTGCTCGGCTTGCCTGTAGGTGTCGGCGTCAGTGCCACCAACAAACCAAAATACCGAGGG comes from the Candidatus Binataceae bacterium genome and includes:
- a CDS encoding TraR/DksA family transcriptional regulator, whose product is MPQNQTSTHDRDSSLQQILSHERNITLARVREYRAAQEQEAPATPGDELDAARALSDVETHASLIERAEERLRSIDLCFNLLERGRYGLCAKCGEEIPLERLKVVPFATFCIDCQQSRDRARHLGEGRLGEPFARNWDLPEEMAEPTEGSHDEFVALPQEGPEEEAPAFGELELGEGAGSARKGRRPRAAGRPRAAVKPRAARKSKRSA
- a CDS encoding carotenoid oxygenase family protein, yielding MPRPAPEGGHPWSAGFAAAQSENDYWVEEVEGTVPPGLSGTLLRNGPARNDLAGHWFPHWFDGDGMISAITFREGRIHFRNRYVRTRNYVDETAAGRVLYRGFGKMRAGGVIANALRAPQNVANTSVVYHHRKLLALWEGGAPTELSPADLGTVGLADFGGRVGTFSAHPKIDPRSGELFNFGIDYGRVSVLRPYRIDPAGALDAYPAIDLPYPVMNHDFVITDRFMVFCIGPIRLHLYRMILGFDSYDGALAWDGSQPTRILIVRRDRGAAPVWIETAPFFQFHFANAYEDEGLILVDVARYPDYGAIGDALRNFWRTDWPSEGMSTFTRLAIDPGSGKVESRDIDVGDKVEFPRMSPRRVGSHYRYAYVVTSPKRASGLQQLVTKIDLETGKSHAHDFSPDGYVGEPVFIPAPEGRAEDEGYLVTLVFDSSTRRTKVVILDARDVAAKPLAVVQLRHHVPFGFHGCFTEQVFLRA
- a CDS encoding cobalamin-independent methionine synthase II family protein, whose protein sequence is MLNATKDLKLATAMVGSFPRPSWFTESLRGRPFKVAMGDSLYREQYLDTVACYINEQERAGLDILTDGDARFDLEVGGRSWFFYVIERLGGVSGFRDSSHFLEYADIRPGHILYEVQEAYHPPAVTGKITRGPLHYAAIWKSAQKMTRKPVKFGGISATCLPMMLWNEFYRDDHEMVMDLAAALNEELRELAAAGCPLIQIEEPPHHFACCTTPPASDKELEFFTRAFNREVEGVNTEVWAHTCWGNPNQQSFYWERPSYERSLPHLLALDADVLTLECASNQGRDLPLLKHHRTSKKIAIGVINHTVTTVEPPQMIADLIRKALEYVPPERLIVTADCGFGREGLSRRIAFYKCVALVQGTNIVRRELGLPEAEIRAADPRFAFRQA
- a CDS encoding trimeric intracellular cation channel family protein, which encodes MRVLLLVLDLVGTFVFAISGAAVGVQGEMDLFGVLVLSFATGNAGGITRDLMIGSLPPAAIADWRYLGVSALAGLITFFWYPLVDRMRSPVLVFDAAGLALFAVTGTQKAVTYRLNPVMAALLGMLTGIGGGMMRDVLAMRIPVVLREDIYAVAALAGAATVVVGYALHLPPAPMMLAGAAACFALRLMAMLRGWHLPVARFAQKRAAPKANESQEEKFWRS